In Mycolicibacterium mucogenicum DSM 44124, the following are encoded in one genomic region:
- a CDS encoding acyl-CoA dehydrogenase family protein, whose product MLDWSDVDIAVRDAVREFVDKEIRPHLDELEGGDMEPYPIIRKLFATFGIDVMAREALERRLSRLRSGEVSDGKPRASGGMFGGGPDQAGMGMVLISELCRVSSGLVTGVGVSLGLTVPTIQSRGTLAQQERWLPGLVTYEKVGAWAITEPDSGSDAFGGMKSYVVRDGDDYILNGQKTFITNGPDADVVVVYAKLDEGDGADKRDRKVLTFVLDRGMEGFVQSKPFRKMGIHSSRTGELFFNNVRLGRDRLLGETEENKAGDGRDSARSSFSAERVGVVSMSLGIIEECLRLCIDYAKTRTLWGKEIGQFQLIQLKLASMEVARMNVRNMLFRVIESGQAGRQIPLAEASAMKWYCSQAATDVAMDAIQLFGGNGYMTEYRVEQLARDAKSLMIYAGSNEVQITHVAKGLLA is encoded by the coding sequence ATGCTTGATTGGTCCGACGTCGATATTGCCGTGCGCGACGCCGTTCGCGAGTTCGTGGACAAGGAAATCCGCCCGCACCTCGACGAGCTCGAGGGCGGCGACATGGAGCCCTACCCCATCATCCGAAAGCTGTTCGCCACCTTCGGCATCGACGTCATGGCGCGGGAGGCACTGGAGCGGCGGCTGTCCCGGCTGCGGTCCGGCGAAGTCTCGGACGGCAAGCCACGGGCGTCCGGCGGGATGTTCGGCGGCGGACCGGACCAGGCCGGCATGGGCATGGTGCTGATCAGCGAATTGTGCCGGGTCAGTTCAGGTCTGGTGACGGGCGTGGGCGTCAGCCTCGGCCTCACGGTGCCCACCATCCAGAGCCGCGGCACCCTGGCCCAACAGGAGCGCTGGCTGCCCGGCCTGGTGACGTACGAGAAGGTCGGCGCGTGGGCCATCACCGAACCCGACTCGGGCTCGGACGCGTTCGGTGGCATGAAGTCGTACGTCGTGCGTGACGGCGACGACTACATCCTCAACGGCCAGAAGACCTTCATCACCAACGGCCCCGACGCCGACGTCGTCGTCGTGTACGCCAAGCTGGACGAGGGCGACGGGGCCGACAAGCGCGACCGCAAGGTGCTGACCTTCGTGCTCGACCGCGGCATGGAGGGCTTCGTCCAGTCGAAGCCGTTCCGCAAGATGGGCATTCACTCGTCACGCACCGGCGAGCTGTTCTTCAATAACGTCCGGCTCGGCCGCGACCGGCTGCTCGGCGAGACCGAGGAGAACAAGGCCGGCGACGGCCGCGACAGCGCCCGGTCGAGCTTCTCGGCCGAACGCGTCGGCGTTGTGTCCATGTCGCTGGGCATCATCGAGGAATGTCTGCGGCTGTGTATCGACTACGCCAAGACGCGCACGTTGTGGGGCAAGGAGATCGGCCAGTTCCAGCTGATCCAGCTCAAGCTGGCCAGCATGGAGGTGGCGCGAATGAATGTGCGCAACATGCTGTTCCGCGTCATCGAGTCCGGCCAGGCCGGCCGCCAGATTCCGCTGGCCGAGGCGTCGGCCATGAAGTGGTACTGCTCGCAGGCCGCCACCGACGTCGCGATGGATGCCATCCAGTTGTTCGGCGGCAACGGCTACATGACCGAGTACCGCGTCGAGCAGCTCGCGCGTGACGCCAAGTCGTTGATGATCTACGCCGGCAGCAACGAGGTGCAGATCACCCACGTCGCCAAGGGGCTCTTGGCCTGA
- a CDS encoding TetR/AcrR family transcriptional regulator — protein MAAGPSESGDSPASSPRQRRQRTDAQRNVGALLEAAKTVFAAAGVDAPAKEITDLAGVGVGTLYRHFPRRSDLIVAVLQHEVDACAEAATVLARHHEPGQALERWLYRFTEFVGTKRGLASALHSGDPAFDALPSYLTSKLEPALDALLSAATATGEVRDDLCARDLIHTVALLCQPVPGEALTYNQRLVAVFVDGLYRPGTAHS, from the coding sequence ATGGCGGCAGGCCCGTCGGAGTCGGGCGACTCGCCCGCATCGTCACCACGGCAGCGTCGGCAGCGTACCGATGCGCAGCGCAACGTCGGCGCGCTGCTCGAAGCGGCGAAAACCGTGTTCGCGGCTGCGGGGGTCGATGCGCCCGCCAAGGAGATCACCGACCTGGCGGGAGTTGGAGTCGGCACCCTGTACCGGCATTTCCCGCGCCGATCTGACCTGATCGTGGCTGTTCTGCAACACGAGGTCGACGCGTGTGCCGAGGCTGCAACGGTATTGGCTCGGCACCACGAACCAGGTCAGGCGCTCGAGAGGTGGTTGTACCGATTCACCGAGTTCGTCGGCACCAAGCGCGGGCTTGCTTCTGCGCTGCACTCGGGCGACCCGGCTTTCGATGCCTTACCGAGCTACCTCACCTCGAAGCTCGAACCGGCCCTTGACGCATTGCTGTCCGCTGCAACGGCGACCGGTGAGGTCCGTGACGACCTCTGTGCCAGGGACCTCATCCACACCGTCGCACTGCTGTGTCAGCCCGTTCCAGGTGAGGCGCTCACCTACAACCAACGTCTGGTGGCGGTGTTCGTCGACGGACTTTATCGCCCGGGCACTGCGCATTCATGA
- a CDS encoding aldo/keto reductase gives MRYRTLGRTGIKVSPYGLGTLLLGAKIGNPDHNDSIRLIHRALDAGINLIDTADAYSIPPAGASEIVVGKALKGRRDKVVLATKFGRPMSGDPNQRGTSRRWIMTAVDDSLRRLQTDYIDLYQIHRLDPETDMAETLSALSDLIRSGKVRAIGSSNTPGTDIVEAQWVADRRGLERFHTEQPPYSMLNRGIEAEILPVTQRYGMGVLVWGPLGQGMLTGRVRRGAHTDLVRAGLLKVFADERRVDTVEQLITLADEAALSITHLAMAFAIAHPGVTSALLGPRTAEQLDDLLAGVDITLGDEILDRIDDIVRPGTDIGTLDQAYTPPAIEKTNLRRLPVGERAA, from the coding sequence ATGCGATACCGCACTCTCGGCCGAACCGGCATCAAGGTCAGTCCATACGGACTCGGAACACTGCTGCTGGGCGCAAAAATCGGCAACCCGGACCACAACGACTCGATCCGCCTGATCCACCGGGCGCTCGACGCGGGTATCAATCTGATCGACACCGCCGACGCATATTCGATACCACCGGCCGGGGCCTCCGAGATCGTTGTCGGCAAGGCGCTCAAGGGGCGGCGCGACAAAGTCGTACTCGCAACCAAATTCGGTCGGCCCATGAGCGGCGATCCCAATCAGCGCGGCACCTCACGGCGCTGGATCATGACCGCCGTCGATGACTCCTTGCGACGCCTCCAGACCGACTACATCGACCTTTACCAAATCCACCGACTCGACCCCGAGACCGATATGGCAGAGACCTTGTCCGCGCTCTCGGACCTGATCCGCAGCGGGAAGGTGCGCGCCATCGGCTCGTCCAATACCCCCGGCACCGACATCGTCGAGGCCCAATGGGTTGCGGACCGGCGTGGGCTAGAACGTTTCCACACTGAACAGCCGCCGTACTCGATGCTCAATCGCGGCATCGAGGCCGAGATACTGCCCGTCACACAGCGTTACGGCATGGGTGTGCTGGTGTGGGGTCCCCTGGGCCAGGGCATGCTCACCGGCCGCGTGCGCAGAGGCGCCCACACCGACCTCGTCCGGGCGGGTCTGTTGAAAGTCTTCGCCGATGAACGCCGCGTCGACACCGTCGAGCAATTGATCACCCTGGCAGACGAGGCGGCCCTGTCCATTACCCACCTGGCGATGGCGTTCGCCATCGCACATCCAGGGGTGACAAGTGCGCTGCTCGGACCGCGGACCGCCGAACAACTCGATGATCTACTGGCCGGCGTCGACATCACACTCGGCGACGAAATCCTTGACCGCATCGACGATATCGTCCGGCCAGGTACCGATATCGGTACCCTCGATCAGGCCTACACCCCACCCGCCATCGAGAAGACCAACCTTCGTCGGCTGCCGGTCGGCGAGCGCGCCGCATGA
- a CDS encoding LLM class flavin-dependent oxidoreductase: MTNTRFGIMTAPSQVSYDDILGVWQEADAIGEIEHAWLYDHLMPIFGDPSGPTFEGWTLLSALAAQTRRLRLGLLVTSNRFRPPAMLAKIAATVDIVSAGRLDFGIGAGSRPGLPMARREYEAHGLPYDDFADSVNGLNEALTVIRRLWTEFEPFDFSGTHVRLTGAVGNPKPIQQPHPPILIGGRSARLLRVAAEHAQLWNVPGADLDDAIARNDLLNRYCTEIGREPSTLVRSIYLPVSYEHPGATRDAVGRAIDAGFEHLVLGLSSPYPSGVAEWVAEQFISPLR; this comes from the coding sequence ATGACGAATACACGGTTCGGCATCATGACGGCCCCGTCGCAAGTGAGCTACGACGACATCCTCGGGGTCTGGCAGGAAGCCGACGCCATAGGCGAGATCGAACACGCGTGGCTCTATGACCACCTGATGCCGATATTCGGCGATCCGTCCGGTCCGACATTCGAAGGCTGGACACTGTTGTCGGCGCTGGCTGCCCAGACCCGTCGGCTGCGCCTAGGACTCTTGGTAACCAGCAACAGATTTCGGCCGCCGGCGATGCTGGCCAAGATAGCCGCCACCGTCGACATCGTCTCGGCCGGGCGCCTGGATTTCGGGATCGGCGCGGGCTCGCGGCCCGGATTGCCAATGGCCAGGCGCGAATACGAAGCACACGGTCTGCCCTATGACGACTTTGCCGATTCAGTGAACGGTCTCAACGAGGCCCTCACCGTCATCCGCCGGCTGTGGACCGAGTTCGAGCCGTTCGACTTCTCCGGCACCCACGTCCGGCTCACCGGTGCCGTCGGCAACCCCAAGCCAATCCAGCAACCGCACCCACCGATACTGATCGGCGGCCGCTCGGCCAGGTTGTTGCGCGTCGCCGCAGAACACGCCCAATTGTGGAACGTGCCCGGAGCCGACCTCGATGACGCGATCGCCCGCAACGACCTGCTGAATCGTTATTGCACCGAAATCGGCCGTGAGCCAAGCACTCTGGTCCGGTCGATTTATCTACCGGTGTCCTATGAACACCCCGGGGCCACCCGGGACGCCGTCGGCCGCGCCATCGACGCCGGCTTCGAGCACCTCGTCCTCGGACTGTCTTCGCCCTACCCCAGCGGAGTCGCCGAATGGGTTGCAGAACAATTCATCTCGCCACTGCGATAG
- a CDS encoding TrmH family RNA methyltransferase: protein MVAAAKLQRHVGRKRAGRFLAEGPNLVEAALRRGLVSEVFATEAALARFAALLDGAPVSVITEKAAKALSETVTPVGLIAVCTLPSVSLEGVLASEPRLLAVPVGMSEPGNAGTLIRIADAMGADAVVFAGHSVDPYNGKCLRSSAGSIFSLPVVVDPDAAAVVSAIRDSGIEVLATALDASVDIRATDLSARTAWLFGPEAHGLPPEVMALASQRVHIPMRGSAESLNVAAAASICLYESSRAQS from the coding sequence GTGGTCGCTGCGGCCAAGCTGCAGCGCCACGTCGGGCGCAAACGCGCCGGGCGCTTCCTCGCCGAGGGACCCAACCTCGTCGAGGCGGCGCTTCGGCGCGGTCTTGTTTCTGAGGTCTTCGCGACGGAAGCCGCGCTGGCACGTTTCGCCGCGCTGCTGGACGGCGCCCCGGTCTCGGTGATCACCGAGAAGGCCGCAAAGGCGTTGTCGGAGACCGTGACTCCCGTCGGGCTCATCGCGGTGTGCACGCTGCCCTCGGTGTCGCTGGAGGGCGTACTGGCGTCCGAGCCACGCTTGTTGGCGGTGCCGGTCGGCATGTCGGAACCCGGAAACGCCGGCACCCTGATCCGCATCGCCGACGCCATGGGCGCTGACGCCGTGGTGTTCGCCGGCCACAGCGTCGACCCCTACAACGGCAAGTGCCTGCGGTCCTCGGCGGGCAGCATCTTCTCACTGCCGGTGGTGGTGGATCCCGATGCGGCCGCGGTGGTTTCGGCGATCCGGGACAGCGGCATCGAGGTGCTCGCGACCGCGCTGGACGCCTCCGTCGACATCCGCGCCACCGATCTGTCGGCGCGCACCGCGTGGCTGTTCGGACCCGAGGCGCACGGCCTGCCGCCCGAGGTCATGGCGCTGGCCTCGCAGCGCGTGCACATCCCGATGCGGGGGAGCGCCGAGAGCCTCAACGTGGCAGCCGCCGCGTCGATCTGCCTGTACGAGAGCTCCCGCGCCCAGTCCTGA
- the rplT gene encoding 50S ribosomal protein L20, translating to MARVKRALNAQKKRRTVLKASKGYRGQRSRLYRKAKEQQLHSLTYAYRDRRARKGDFRKLWITRINAAARENGVTYNRLIQGLKLAGVEVDRKNLSEIAISDPAAFTALVEVAKAALPSDVNAPSTSSDEAA from the coding sequence ATGGCACGCGTGAAGCGCGCACTGAACGCTCAGAAGAAGCGGCGCACAGTACTGAAGGCCTCGAAGGGTTACCGCGGGCAGCGCTCGCGGCTCTACCGCAAGGCCAAGGAGCAGCAGCTCCATTCGTTGACCTACGCCTACCGCGACCGTCGCGCCCGCAAGGGTGACTTCCGGAAGCTGTGGATCACGCGTATCAACGCTGCGGCCCGCGAGAACGGCGTCACCTACAACCGCCTCATCCAGGGCCTGAAGCTGGCCGGCGTCGAGGTCGACCGCAAGAACCTGTCGGAGATCGCGATCAGCGATCCCGCCGCGTTCACCGCGCTGGTCGAGGTGGCCAAGGCCGCTCTGCCCAGTGATGTGAATGCGCCGTCGACGTCCTCTGACGAAGCTGCCTGA
- the rpmI gene encoding 50S ribosomal protein L35 — protein MPKAKTHSGASKRFRKTGTGKIVRQKANRRHLMEHKATKRTRRLDGRAVVAANDTARVAKMLAG, from the coding sequence ATGCCCAAGGCCAAGACCCACAGTGGCGCATCGAAGCGGTTCCGCAAGACCGGAACCGGCAAGATCGTGCGCCAGAAGGCCAACCGCCGCCACCTGATGGAGCACAAGGCCACCAAGCGCACCCGCCGTCTCGACGGTCGCGCCGTGGTTGCTGCCAACGACACCGCGCGTGTCGCCAAGATGCTGGCCGGCTAG
- the infC gene encoding translation initiation factor IF-3, with the protein MSTETRVNERIRVPEVRLIGPNGEQVGIVRIEDALRVAADADLDLVEVAPGAKPPVCKIMDYGKYKYETAQKARESRKNQQQTVVKEQKLRPKIDDHDYETKKGHVVRFLEAGSKVKVTIMFRGREQSRPELGYRLLQRLGADVAEYGFIETSAKQDGRNMTMVLAPHRGAKTRAKAAHDADAPAGRPAPAAPESDATA; encoded by the coding sequence ATCAGCACTGAGACACGCGTCAACGAGCGCATTCGAGTACCTGAAGTTCGGTTGATCGGACCGAACGGCGAGCAGGTAGGCATCGTGCGCATCGAAGATGCCCTCCGCGTCGCCGCGGACGCCGATCTCGACCTTGTCGAAGTTGCGCCAGGCGCCAAGCCGCCGGTCTGCAAGATCATGGACTACGGCAAGTACAAGTACGAGACGGCTCAGAAGGCACGTGAGTCTCGCAAGAACCAGCAGCAGACCGTCGTCAAGGAACAGAAGCTGCGTCCCAAGATCGACGACCACGACTACGAGACCAAGAAGGGTCACGTCGTCCGCTTCCTCGAAGCAGGGTCGAAGGTCAAGGTGACCATCATGTTCCGCGGACGTGAGCAGTCGCGGCCCGAACTGGGCTACCGACTCCTGCAGCGGCTGGGCGCCGACGTCGCCGAATACGGCTTCATCGAGACGTCCGCCAAGCAGGACGGCCGCAACATGACGATGGTGCTGGCTCCGCACCGCGGCGCGAAGACTCGCGCCAAGGCGGCGCACGACGCCGACGCACCGGCCGGACGGCCGGCCCCCGCGGCACCTGAATCTGACGCAACCGCGTAA
- a CDS encoding DUF1844 domain-containing protein translates to MTDPNLTSDATTTAEEAQVRELAEIPAVEVITRAAVMLMSAAAEKLGLADADPDESPHRDLDEARRLITALAGLVQASAEYLGLHAGPVRDGLKSLQLAFREASVAPDEPGHGPGEKYTGPVW, encoded by the coding sequence ATGACCGACCCGAACCTAACCAGTGACGCCACGACAACAGCTGAGGAAGCCCAGGTACGCGAGCTGGCCGAGATTCCCGCCGTCGAGGTGATCACCCGCGCCGCCGTCATGCTCATGAGCGCGGCCGCCGAGAAGCTCGGGCTGGCCGACGCCGATCCCGACGAGAGCCCGCACCGCGACCTCGACGAGGCCCGGCGCCTCATCACCGCGCTGGCCGGCCTGGTTCAGGCCTCGGCCGAGTATCTGGGATTGCACGCCGGCCCGGTCCGGGACGGCCTCAAGAGCCTGCAGCTGGCGTTCCGCGAGGCGAGCGTCGCACCGGACGAGCCCGGGCACGGTCCGGGCGAGAAGTACACCGGCCCCGTCTGGTAG
- the lysX gene encoding bifunctional lysylphosphatidylglycerol synthetase/lysine--tRNA ligase LysX: MTLTPSRQQQRPTTLGWVPAAAGWTVGVVATLSLFASLSPLIRWMIHIPREFVNDYLFNFPDTSFAWSFVLILLAAALAARKRIAWWVLLIYMVGHIGWNVYGLLSDNFPDGDLTFVEDFGEAVGLVFHIGVIVVLLLSRNQFWAKVRRGALLKAALTLVAGMAVGILAAWGLLEMFPGRPPLDPDYRLAYAVNRVSGFAAVGKEAFEGGHPHAFLNALFGLFGALALIVAAIVLFQSQRAENALTGEDESAIRGLLELWGKNDSLGYFATRRDKAVVFAPNGRAAITYRVEVGVCLASGDPVGDPRAWPAAIDAWLALCQTYGWAPGVMGASSTGAEAYRQGGLNALQLGDEAILHPQNFRLSGPDMRAVRQAVTRARRAGLTVRMRRHRDISADEMAQVIAHADAWRDTETERGFSMALGRLGDAADGDCLLVEAVQGDGQVVAMLSLVPWGNNGVSLDLMRRSPASPNGTIELMVSELCQRSEEIGVTRISLNFAMFRSAFEQGSQLGAGPILRLWRALLIFFSRWWQLETLYRSNMKYLPEWVPRYACYEDARLIPRVGVASVIAEGFLVLPFSRRDEQPHTGHHTAAPKNLIDSGRLHPDGSAPDVADLAAGAAEAAEARRLPDQVRVRMAKLQALQADGIDAYPVGQAPSHTVTEAVESAADTAVCVAGRVLRLRDYGGVLFAQLRDWSGEVQLLLDNSLLTGSTVTEFTGAIDLGDLIEVSGVMGASRNGTVSVLVHDWRLIGKCLRPLPDKWKGLTDPEARVRTRYLDLAINTESRELITARSRVLHAIRETLVGKDFLEVETPILQQIHGGANARPFETHINAYDLDLYLRIAPELYLKRLCVGGVERVFELGRAFRNEGVDFSHNPEFTLLEAYQAHADYNVWIDGCREIIQNAAAAANGAQVVMRPGPDGSLTPVDISGVWPVKTVHDAVSEALGEHVTPETDVATLRKLCDGATIPYRTHWDAGAIVLELYEHLVEDRTEAPTFYKDFPTSVSPLTRPHRSIPGVAERWDLVAWGVELGTAYSELTDPVEQRRRLEEQSLLASGGDPEAMELDEDFLQAMEYAMPPTGGLGMGVDRVVMLITGRSIRETLPFPLAKPR; encoded by the coding sequence ATGACGTTGACGCCGAGCAGACAGCAGCAGCGCCCGACGACATTGGGGTGGGTTCCGGCCGCGGCCGGCTGGACCGTCGGTGTCGTCGCGACGCTGTCGCTGTTCGCCAGCCTGTCGCCACTGATCCGGTGGATGATCCACATCCCCCGCGAGTTCGTCAACGACTACCTGTTCAACTTCCCGGACACCAGCTTCGCCTGGTCGTTCGTGCTGATCCTGCTTGCCGCGGCACTCGCGGCACGCAAGCGGATCGCCTGGTGGGTCCTGCTGATCTACATGGTCGGGCACATCGGCTGGAACGTCTACGGACTGCTGTCCGACAACTTCCCGGACGGCGACCTGACCTTCGTGGAGGACTTCGGCGAGGCAGTGGGCCTGGTGTTCCACATCGGCGTCATCGTCGTGCTGCTGCTGTCGCGGAACCAGTTCTGGGCCAAGGTCCGCCGCGGGGCGCTGCTCAAGGCGGCCCTGACCCTGGTCGCCGGCATGGCTGTCGGCATCCTGGCGGCCTGGGGCCTGCTGGAGATGTTCCCCGGCCGGCCGCCGCTGGACCCCGACTACCGGCTGGCCTACGCGGTGAACCGAGTCAGCGGTTTCGCCGCGGTCGGCAAGGAAGCGTTCGAGGGTGGCCATCCGCATGCGTTCCTCAACGCGCTGTTCGGCCTGTTCGGCGCACTGGCGCTGATCGTGGCGGCGATCGTGCTGTTCCAGTCCCAGCGCGCCGAGAACGCCCTCACCGGCGAGGACGAATCCGCGATCCGTGGCCTGCTCGAGCTGTGGGGCAAGAACGACTCGCTGGGTTACTTCGCCACCCGCCGCGACAAGGCCGTGGTCTTCGCACCCAACGGCCGTGCCGCCATCACCTACCGCGTCGAGGTGGGCGTCTGCCTGGCCAGCGGTGATCCCGTCGGTGACCCGCGGGCCTGGCCGGCCGCCATCGACGCGTGGCTGGCGCTGTGCCAGACCTACGGCTGGGCACCGGGCGTCATGGGCGCCAGCTCGACGGGAGCGGAGGCTTATCGTCAGGGCGGTTTGAACGCCCTGCAGCTCGGCGACGAGGCCATCCTGCATCCGCAGAACTTCCGGCTCTCGGGTCCTGACATGCGGGCGGTCCGCCAGGCCGTCACCCGCGCCCGTCGAGCGGGGCTGACGGTACGGATGCGCCGGCACCGCGACATCAGCGCCGACGAGATGGCTCAGGTCATCGCGCATGCCGACGCCTGGCGCGACACCGAAACCGAGCGCGGCTTCTCGATGGCGCTGGGACGGCTCGGTGACGCCGCCGACGGGGACTGCCTGCTGGTGGAGGCCGTGCAGGGCGACGGTCAGGTGGTGGCGATGCTGTCGTTGGTGCCGTGGGGCAACAACGGGGTGTCGCTGGACCTGATGCGCCGCTCCCCCGCGTCCCCCAACGGCACCATCGAGCTGATGGTGAGCGAGCTGTGCCAGCGCTCGGAAGAGATTGGCGTTACCCGGATTTCGCTGAACTTCGCGATGTTCCGCTCGGCTTTCGAGCAGGGTTCGCAGCTGGGCGCCGGCCCGATCCTGCGGCTGTGGCGCGCGCTGCTGATCTTCTTCTCCCGGTGGTGGCAGCTCGAGACGCTGTACCGCTCCAACATGAAATACCTGCCCGAATGGGTGCCGCGCTACGCCTGCTACGAAGACGCGCGGCTGATCCCGCGCGTCGGCGTCGCCTCGGTGATCGCCGAGGGCTTCCTGGTGCTGCCGTTCTCCCGGCGCGACGAACAGCCCCACACCGGCCACCACACCGCGGCCCCCAAGAACCTGATCGATTCTGGACGGCTGCACCCCGACGGCAGCGCACCCGATGTGGCCGATCTCGCGGCCGGGGCAGCCGAGGCCGCCGAGGCCAGGCGCCTGCCCGACCAAGTCCGGGTTCGGATGGCCAAGCTGCAGGCGTTGCAGGCGGACGGCATCGACGCCTACCCGGTGGGACAGGCGCCCAGCCACACGGTCACCGAGGCAGTCGAGTCGGCCGCCGACACCGCGGTCTGCGTCGCCGGACGCGTGCTGCGGCTCCGCGACTACGGCGGCGTACTGTTCGCCCAGCTGCGCGACTGGTCCGGCGAAGTCCAACTGCTGCTGGACAATTCGCTCCTGACCGGCAGCACCGTCACCGAATTCACCGGCGCCATCGACCTCGGCGACCTGATCGAGGTCTCCGGCGTCATGGGCGCCAGCCGCAACGGCACGGTGTCGGTGCTGGTGCACGACTGGCGCCTGATCGGCAAGTGCCTGCGGCCGCTGCCCGACAAGTGGAAGGGCCTGACCGACCCCGAGGCCCGCGTCCGCACCCGCTACTTGGACCTCGCCATCAACACCGAGTCGCGGGAGCTGATCACCGCCCGCAGCCGGGTGCTGCACGCCATCCGGGAAACCTTGGTGGGCAAGGATTTCCTGGAGGTCGAGACGCCGATCCTGCAGCAGATCCACGGCGGCGCGAACGCCCGGCCGTTCGAGACCCACATCAACGCCTACGACCTGGACCTGTACCTGCGCATCGCCCCCGAGCTGTACCTGAAGCGGCTGTGCGTGGGCGGTGTCGAGCGCGTCTTCGAGCTGGGCCGCGCGTTCCGCAACGAAGGCGTGGACTTCAGCCACAACCCCGAGTTCACCCTGCTGGAGGCATACCAGGCGCACGCCGACTACAACGTCTGGATCGACGGCTGCCGCGAGATCATCCAGAACGCCGCGGCGGCGGCCAACGGCGCGCAGGTGGTCATGCGCCCAGGGCCCGACGGAAGCCTTACGCCCGTTGACATCTCGGGTGTCTGGCCCGTCAAGACGGTGCACGACGCGGTATCCGAGGCACTGGGCGAGCACGTCACCCCGGAGACCGACGTGGCGACGCTGCGCAAGCTGTGCGACGGCGCGACGATCCCGTACCGGACCCACTGGGACGCCGGCGCGATCGTGCTGGAGCTGTACGAGCACCTCGTCGAAGACCGCACCGAGGCACCGACGTTCTACAAGGACTTCCCCACCTCCGTGTCGCCACTGACCCGCCCGCACCGCAGCATCCCGGGCGTTGCCGAACGGTGGGACCTGGTGGCCTGGGGTGTCGAACTCGGGACCGCCTACAGCGAGCTCACCGATCCGGTGGAACAGCGCCGGCGGCTCGAAGAGCAGTCGCTGCTGGCGTCCGGCGGCGATCCCGAGGCCATGGAGCTGGACGAAGACTTCCTGCAAGCCATGGAATACGCGATGCCGCCGACCGGCGGTCTGGGCATGGGGGTCGACCGCGTGGTCATGCTGATCACCGGTCGCAGCATCCGCGAGACGCTGCCGTTCCCCCTCGCGAAGCCTCGGTGA